The Novipirellula galeiformis genome contains a region encoding:
- a CDS encoding SDR family NAD(P)-dependent oxidoreductase, giving the protein MKRQRGVVERNREFCGTNAVVTGASSGIGRATALELSRRGVDRIVIHYRRNLEGAKQTARECGELGAQPVLLAADLGDFTAIEAFANQCWNELGVIHSWVNNAGVDVLTGEFAALDFGEKLNQLLQVDVIGTIHLSRLVVSRMSEQTLELPASMAFIGWDQSSAGMEGDAGQMFGPVKAAITAFAQSLAQTVAPKIRVNVVAPGWIQTSWGHTTSEYWDARARNESLMNRWGAPADIARAIAFVSAPENTFVTSQVIEVNGGWNRRYDR; this is encoded by the coding sequence ATGAAAAGGCAGCGAGGGGTCGTGGAGCGGAATCGAGAATTTTGTGGTACCAACGCAGTGGTCACTGGGGCCTCCAGTGGTATTGGGCGTGCGACAGCCCTTGAGCTCTCGCGCCGCGGTGTCGATCGCATCGTGATTCACTATCGACGCAACCTCGAAGGGGCCAAGCAAACCGCGCGTGAATGCGGCGAGCTCGGTGCTCAGCCGGTGCTATTGGCTGCCGACTTGGGGGATTTCACCGCCATCGAAGCGTTTGCCAATCAATGTTGGAACGAACTTGGCGTGATTCACAGCTGGGTGAACAATGCCGGTGTGGATGTTTTGACAGGTGAGTTCGCCGCGTTGGATTTTGGCGAGAAACTCAACCAATTGCTGCAGGTGGATGTGATTGGCACGATCCATCTCAGCCGCTTGGTGGTTTCAAGAATGTCCGAGCAAACGCTTGAGTTGCCCGCTTCGATGGCATTCATCGGTTGGGATCAATCCTCCGCGGGCATGGAGGGTGACGCCGGGCAAATGTTCGGCCCGGTCAAAGCTGCGATCACCGCATTCGCCCAAAGTTTGGCTCAGACCGTCGCGCCCAAAATTCGGGTCAATGTGGTTGCCCCGGGATGGATCCAAACGTCCTGGGGACATACCACCAGCGAGTATTGGGATGCCCGGGCACGCAACGAATCGTTGATGAACCGCTGGGGGGCTCCCGCTGACATTGCCCGAGCCATCGCATTTGTCTCCGCTCCTGAAAACACGTTCGTGACCAGCCAAGTGATCGAAGTCAATGGCGGATGGAATCGCCGTTACGATCGCTGA
- the aceE gene encoding pyruvate dehydrogenase (acetyl-transferring), homodimeric type — MSDSKTVAQAEVDQQLGELVPPETEMDMDTAETQEWLSSLDYVLKSKGADRVRFLIEQLRDRAAEEGIQSAQDTNTPYVNTIPVKDQPAFPGNRELERRIKSIVRWNAMAMVVRANKRPGGVGGHISTFASSATLYEIAFNHFFKGRGEDGYSGDTVYFQGHASPGMYSRAFVEGRLTEEHLENFRRELAPGGGLSSYPHPWLMPGFWEYPTVSMGLGPIMAIYQARFNEYLRDRGIKDTSGQRVWAFLGDGECDEPETLGAIGLAAREKLDNLIFVINCNLQRLDGPVRGNGKVIQELESIFRGAGWNVIKVVWGDDWDQLLAKDSTGLLAKRMNEVVDGQYQKYTGMPGSYIREHFFGKYPELLKLVENYSDERLEKMRRGGHDPEKVYAAYKMATDLKNGKPTVVLAKTVKGYGLGEAGEGRNVAHNQKKMNEEELLEFRTRFGIPISDEEVGKAPFYKPPANSQELKYMQERRKMLGGPVPSRPTEHPKMEVPTLDDYKKLIGRLEDKSCSTTFAVVQTLIALCRDKKIGKYMVPIVPDESRTFGMEGMFTQFKIYAHAGQLYEPVDSEILASYKESQDGQILEEGITEAGSMSSFNAAGTAYSAHGVNMIPFFIYYSMFGFQRIGDLIWAAADMRAKGFLVGGTAGRTTLNGEGLQHQDGHSLLNAIAFPTVRAYDPAFAYEAVVIILEGLKRMYQDGEECMYYLMSENEEYLHPAMPAGCEEGIIKGIYKFRSRDVQDAKARVQLFGSGAILNCVLKAQEVLAEKYNIASDVWSVTSYTQLRREAADCSRWNMLHPTETPRKSYLEEQLEGVEGPFISASDYVRALGEQLQPWIPGDYFVLGTDGMGRSETRESLRRHFEVDAECITFSTLSRLAKAGLFTPAELADAIKDLGIDPDKPNPYFA, encoded by the coding sequence ATGTCGGACTCAAAAACAGTCGCCCAGGCCGAAGTCGATCAGCAGCTCGGTGAATTGGTTCCTCCGGAGACCGAGATGGATATGGATACGGCGGAGACCCAAGAGTGGCTCTCGTCACTCGACTATGTGCTGAAGAGCAAGGGTGCCGATCGCGTTCGTTTCTTGATCGAGCAACTTCGCGACCGAGCTGCCGAGGAAGGCATCCAATCGGCCCAGGACACCAACACCCCTTACGTCAACACGATTCCGGTCAAAGACCAACCGGCCTTCCCGGGCAACCGAGAGCTGGAACGCCGCATCAAGTCGATCGTTCGCTGGAACGCGATGGCGATGGTCGTGCGAGCGAACAAGCGTCCCGGCGGCGTTGGCGGACACATCAGCACCTTTGCATCGAGTGCGACGCTTTACGAAATCGCCTTCAACCATTTCTTCAAAGGTCGTGGTGAAGACGGTTACTCGGGTGACACGGTTTACTTTCAAGGGCACGCTTCACCTGGGATGTACAGCCGTGCGTTCGTCGAAGGTCGATTGACCGAAGAGCATCTTGAGAACTTCCGTCGCGAGCTCGCGCCCGGGGGCGGCTTGTCAAGTTATCCACATCCCTGGTTGATGCCCGGATTTTGGGAATACCCAACCGTCTCGATGGGACTCGGTCCGATCATGGCGATCTACCAAGCGAGATTCAACGAATACCTTCGCGACCGCGGCATCAAAGACACCTCGGGGCAACGCGTCTGGGCGTTCTTGGGTGACGGGGAATGCGACGAACCCGAGACGCTCGGGGCGATCGGTCTAGCGGCGCGTGAGAAACTCGACAACTTGATCTTTGTCATCAATTGCAACCTGCAACGTCTCGATGGCCCGGTGCGAGGAAACGGCAAAGTCATTCAAGAGCTCGAGTCGATCTTCCGCGGTGCGGGGTGGAACGTCATCAAAGTCGTTTGGGGTGACGATTGGGATCAATTGTTAGCCAAAGACTCGACTGGCTTGCTCGCCAAACGCATGAACGAAGTGGTCGATGGCCAGTACCAGAAGTACACCGGCATGCCCGGCAGCTACATTCGTGAACACTTCTTCGGCAAATACCCAGAGCTGTTGAAGTTGGTCGAGAACTACTCCGACGAACGCCTTGAAAAGATGCGTCGCGGTGGGCACGATCCTGAAAAGGTTTACGCGGCCTACAAGATGGCGACCGATCTGAAGAACGGGAAACCGACCGTCGTGTTGGCCAAGACGGTCAAGGGCTACGGACTGGGCGAGGCGGGCGAGGGACGCAACGTTGCTCATAACCAAAAGAAAATGAACGAAGAGGAGCTGCTCGAATTCCGCACGCGGTTCGGCATTCCGATCAGCGATGAAGAGGTCGGCAAGGCGCCGTTCTACAAGCCACCGGCGAACAGCCAAGAATTGAAATACATGCAAGAGCGTCGCAAGATGCTCGGCGGCCCTGTGCCAAGTCGTCCCACCGAGCACCCCAAGATGGAAGTGCCGACGCTGGACGACTACAAAAAGCTAATCGGCCGACTCGAGGACAAGAGCTGTAGCACGACGTTTGCAGTGGTGCAAACCTTGATCGCGCTGTGCCGCGACAAGAAGATCGGCAAGTACATGGTGCCCATCGTTCCCGATGAATCGCGGACCTTTGGGATGGAAGGGATGTTCACCCAGTTCAAGATCTACGCTCACGCCGGTCAATTGTACGAGCCCGTGGACTCCGAGATCCTCGCCTCGTACAAGGAGTCTCAAGACGGCCAAATTCTCGAGGAAGGGATCACCGAAGCGGGCTCGATGAGCAGCTTCAACGCTGCCGGAACGGCTTATAGCGCCCACGGCGTCAACATGATCCCGTTCTTTATCTACTACAGCATGTTCGGCTTCCAACGGATCGGCGATTTGATCTGGGCCGCCGCGGACATGCGAGCCAAGGGATTCCTAGTCGGTGGAACCGCCGGTCGCACCACGCTTAATGGCGAAGGGCTTCAGCACCAAGACGGACACAGTCTGCTCAATGCCATCGCGTTCCCGACCGTGCGTGCTTACGATCCCGCGTTTGCCTACGAGGCGGTCGTGATCATCCTGGAAGGTCTGAAGCGGATGTACCAGGATGGCGAAGAGTGCATGTACTACTTGATGAGCGAAAATGAAGAGTACTTGCACCCCGCGATGCCCGCAGGTTGCGAAGAAGGCATCATCAAAGGAATCTACAAATTCCGCAGCCGTGATGTGCAAGACGCCAAGGCACGTGTGCAATTGTTCGGCAGCGGTGCCATTCTCAACTGCGTGTTGAAGGCACAAGAGGTGCTGGCCGAAAAGTACAACATCGCCAGCGATGTCTGGAGCGTGACCAGCTACACCCAATTGCGTCGCGAAGCGGCCGATTGCAGTCGCTGGAATATGTTGCACCCGACCGAGACACCACGCAAAAGCTACCTGGAAGAACAACTCGAGGGCGTCGAAGGCCCCTTCATCTCGGCAAGCGATTACGTGCGAGCGTTGGGCGAACAACTGCAACCTTGGATCCCAGGCGACTACTTCGTGTTGGGGACCGATGGCATGGGACGCAGCGAAACGCGGGAATCCCTGCGTCGACATTTCGAAGTCGATGCGGAATGCATTACCTTCTCAACCCTCAGCCGACTTGCCAAAGCAGGCCTGTTCACTCCTGCGGAACTCGCCGATGCGATCAAGGACCTGGGCATCGACCCTGACAAACCCAACCCCTACTTTGCCTAG
- a CDS encoding 2-oxo acid dehydrogenase subunit E2, whose amino-acid sequence MATEVKLPELGDGIESGDVLEIFVSVGDVISKGQDIVEMETDKATVPVPASVGGKVTKIVVSEGDSVAIGGVLLEVEAEAGAAEPAPPAAAPAPQAKTPEAKPAATPEPKAETPPRAAPEKPAAPAPASAPAPASAPAPVQAPVAAASPAAPVAPASTNEIIPAGPAIRRFAREVGVDLSAVRGSGDAGRITREDVLAVVRQANQAARSTGNSAPASPAAESKSASSGQPSVAGDASSDDFGSVRVERMSKIRKTIARQMHTSWSTVPRVTNFDDADITDLERLRQSSKDDYAAQGLKLTTMPFLIKAVATALRHHPGINAVIDEENEQIIYKDYVNVGVAVDTDRGLVVPVMQNTDQRGIPEITRGLAEMAGKVRGGQFAVSDLRGGTFTISNLGAIGGQYSTPIVNVPEVAILLVGRSRKMPVVMPDDSIKPRLMMPLSLSYDHRLVDGGTAARFLNDVIGYLEAPSRLLLAL is encoded by the coding sequence ATGGCTACTGAAGTAAAACTTCCCGAACTGGGCGACGGCATCGAATCTGGTGACGTTCTGGAAATTTTTGTGTCGGTCGGCGACGTGATCAGCAAAGGGCAAGACATTGTCGAAATGGAAACTGACAAGGCGACCGTTCCGGTGCCCGCGTCCGTCGGCGGCAAGGTCACCAAGATCGTTGTCAGCGAAGGCGACTCGGTAGCGATCGGAGGCGTGCTGCTGGAAGTCGAAGCGGAAGCCGGAGCAGCCGAACCCGCTCCGCCGGCTGCAGCCCCAGCACCCCAAGCAAAGACGCCCGAAGCAAAACCAGCCGCTACACCGGAACCGAAAGCGGAGACCCCGCCACGGGCCGCTCCAGAAAAACCGGCTGCCCCGGCTCCAGCATCAGCCCCAGCTCCAGCATCAGCCCCAGCTCCCGTTCAAGCCCCCGTGGCGGCTGCCAGCCCCGCGGCTCCGGTTGCTCCGGCATCAACGAATGAAATCATCCCCGCCGGCCCCGCCATTCGTCGCTTCGCTCGCGAAGTGGGAGTGGACTTGAGTGCCGTTCGTGGATCCGGAGATGCGGGACGCATCACACGCGAGGACGTCTTGGCGGTCGTGCGTCAAGCCAACCAAGCGGCGCGCAGCACCGGCAACTCCGCTCCCGCTTCCCCAGCAGCAGAGAGCAAGTCTGCTTCGAGCGGACAACCCTCGGTCGCTGGCGACGCAAGCTCCGATGACTTCGGCAGTGTGCGTGTCGAACGCATGAGCAAGATTCGCAAGACGATTGCCCGCCAAATGCACACCAGTTGGTCGACCGTGCCGCGCGTCACCAATTTTGATGACGCCGACATCACCGACCTCGAGCGGCTCCGCCAATCGAGCAAGGATGATTACGCGGCTCAAGGTCTGAAGCTGACCACGATGCCCTTCTTGATCAAGGCAGTAGCGACCGCACTTCGCCATCATCCCGGAATCAACGCCGTGATTGACGAAGAAAACGAGCAAATCATCTACAAAGACTATGTCAACGTTGGCGTCGCCGTAGACACCGACCGAGGCTTGGTCGTCCCAGTGATGCAGAACACTGACCAACGAGGCATTCCTGAGATCACTCGCGGACTAGCCGAAATGGCGGGCAAAGTCCGCGGTGGACAATTTGCCGTCAGCGACTTACGCGGCGGCACGTTCACGATCAGCAATCTCGGAGCCATCGGTGGCCAATACTCCACCCCGATCGTCAACGTTCCTGAAGTGGCGATCTTGTTGGTGGGCCGCAGTCGCAAGATGCCTGTCGTCATGCCCGACGACAGCATCAAGCCCCGTTTGATGATGCCACTAAGTCTGTCCTATGACCATCGACTCGTCGACGGCGGTACCGCCGCACGATTCTTGAACGATGTGATCGGATACCTCGAAGCACCGAGTCGCTTGCTATTGGCACTCTAA